The genomic DNA cCTACTACAGTTAAGGGATTGTATAAATATGCGCGCTGCTGAATGTGGCATTACAATGTGTTAAGTTTACATACACATGAaagtgtattgttgttgtaggctTATATCGCTTTGTTTGCGTAGATGGCTACAGAGCCGACGGCAATTAAACACGACACGCTAAACAGCCCTGTTGCCGTACCCCCTTTGAAGGCTGCCCATAGCAAGTGGTGCCGTTGGTGGCAGCCTAGTTGCCCTTTGTGCGCCAACTCTCCGCAGCTCTTTCACAGATATCAGATTTTTACGATGTGTTGATGGATGGCTTCGAGATCAGGCTGTATAAATCGTATAcacactcgtacatacatacttatgtgtaatGTATTCAATTTCAGCAGAATTTAGTTGCGGAAGAAATTGGAAATGAAATGAAGTTGAGTGCATGCCCAGTAAGGAAATTTGGacgcaattaaaattaatcttcaTTCGATATTACTAAAATCTAAGTATAGTGTAGCAGCGCACTTTACTTGCTTTTCAATGGTAGGCTTAGTATCAAAGTCCATGCTATTTGTAATGGACTGAGGTAGGCTAGGCCGTTAAGTCAGTTTATCttctatttaaataaatatttcgtttgCAATGGCGCAATTTCACTACAGGGTAGGAGCATTACATTGTTcggttggaattttttttacacaatttatttGAGAAACGTTTAGTGAAATGATTGCCGCTataaaaataagagaaaatgtGAATGGAGAAGGCCAAATAGCcaataacttaatattaacATTCACCATTTGGAAGTAAACGATTTTATGtattgttatatgtatataagcagaGGTTCaaaaagctttgaaaattttgttgaaattagtgTTACGGAGGCGAATACAGTTTCTATGCAACCATTTCAACTCCAGGCTAAAGATgttcaattttaaataacacacttattttcaaaatagtttttaatgatttaatgattttttattcGGTTTGATTTGGTTTTGAATGGGCTTGGATCCACAtttatgttgtttttgcattttttctaaacggaattattatattttattattatttttaattttatttacttaaaagcttacataatatacacataaacactttgctttgttgtatttttcaattaagcaattaaattgaatttacttAATTATTATTACGCAATACCTCTATACTTGTAGTAGTTACAATACCGTTACGCAGCTGTAAAGCAGTTATACacacattttgtttaatatttgcttGATTACAACTTATACAAAAGCGTGGACGTGCCACGCCCATATTTCTAAACACACTGAGATACGTTTTAGAACGAACAACATATTCTGCAGAAACTTACAAATAGCTTAGGCAAAAGAAAGCAaattataatttacaaggtATCACGTCCAGCTGCAGGGTGGGCTCCACATGTTCGCCATACTTccttaaaaatacatttgcacAAGTACTTGATATGagtaagaaaacaaaatttacaaaagccGCATTAACGAAGCTGATTTATAACAGGTATACCCGTTCCCCATAATGCAACTCTGGTCATGAGTGGTTGATGACACCCacacaaagcaacaaaaagcgAATTTTTCAATTCTAATTAACTACttaaacaatgataataataaattacaatacaATAATTTAACGAACTCCTTCACTAGTTTATGAACTCCTCAGCTTGAGCTTGAGCCGTTGATTTCCCCATAATACTGATTTCGGCACACtaatgacaataacaacaacaacgaaacttGAACATCATTCAACACTTTAATTGTGTGGACTGCGTGTTTGCGGTGGCATAGACAtcgcctgttgttgttgttgttgctggggCACTTGGTAGGGGCTGAAGCGTTGGAATTGCCGCGGCCGCATATCGGGCGAAGGCGAACCGCCCGACGAGGTTGACGATGGTGTGGTTGCTGTCGGTGGTGGTGGTGGGGTGCGGTTGGCTGCCACCGCTGCAGCGGCTGCCTGTGCTTGAGCCTGCGCTTGTGCTTGTGCTTGCGCTTGCACGGCGACAGCTTGGGCGGCGGCCGCTTGCTGATTGGCACTGGCCAGGAAGCCCGCCGTCAGTTGTGGCCATTGCTGTTGGAACATATGAAATGCGCCGAGACCGGGTGGTGGTGGCGCCTGCTGTGCATACATTTGTGGCATCATCAGCTGAGCGTACGGCGAGTTGCCGCCGAACATTTGCAGATGCTGGCGAGCCTTTTCGAAAATGGCCATCGAGGTGGGATCGACGCCTTGCTGTGCGGCAAATTGTTGCATCAGCGGGTCGGGGAAGAGACGCAGCGGTGAGCGTAGTTGCTGTTCGAGTAACAAAGCTTCCATGGGATCACGATCGAAGTCGGTGAGGCGTGACGAATCGCGGAAACCTTTTGCGAAGGGATTCGAGTCGATTTTCAGTTTGGTGATGAGCTGGTTCTGGTATGCGGTGACTGCGGTGAAGACGGTCTCTGGAAAAACGTAGGTTTTATGGTCGAGTTCCTGCAATTCCTTAGGGTTTGTTGGTATGCTTTGGCCATGGCTGAGGCGCACCAAGTGAATGCGCGGTTGATAGCGGTGCATGGAGTTCAAAACAATCTGGAAGCAAAGGCAAAAACATTATGGAAATTTAGTCTtctatttttgcaaaaattgtagACTTTTAGTAGGTGGAAAAAACTGTTGTGCTGTTTTATTATTTCCAGTAATTTGAGAGCGCGCATGCGCGTTTATAACTCTACACAAAAGCACTGTGGCTTGTGTGTAGCTGAAATAGCTTGTTGGAGAAACACTCGACAGCgcacaaataaagaaaataaaatggtcGTTCGATGGAAGGGGAGGGTTGCAGACAGCGCAACAGACAGAAATGGCGCTTTATTTGGTCTGTGGAACTGCATTTTATATAATCGTGCTAATGTTCAGTAAGTATTTAAGTATGTCTTCATTCGCTTACATTACTTTTAATGAAATGTTGATTAGTTCATATTTATACTGCGAATTATTGAATTTTCCGCACAAATTATAACCTGTGTTATTATAGTTTTGATATATATAGCCTGTTTGCTGTTCGGTGATAGCCTCAGCATTTTTATTATGCTGTTACagcacaacaacacacacatatgtcaGCAATAAGATACTagtcataagtatatatatattttgtagtgaTTCACCACAACACTCACCTGTCCATTCTTATCCATTTCATTATTAGTTAGTTTCACCTTCTCGAAGGAGATAACCTGTTTGCGCAACGCCTCGCAGCTGAATGGACTATCCGGATGCGCATAGAGACGCGCTGGCGGTGCGGGATCAGCCTTGCCGGCGACTAGCCAAGCCGACCGATGGTACGCATAGCGATAACGCTTCGAGTCCATTGGTATGATATCGAGTAGCACGGCGTAACGATCGGCAGGCTGGATTTGTCGCAGCGGACCGGAGAAGCTGACGCGTACGGTGGGGAACATCCGCCTGTGagaataaagcaaaaaagtaaataaagaatTAATGAAACATGCACAATTATGAAAAATCGCTTTTATGTCGAGAAtatgatatacacatatacatgtatacatacatatacacaaaagaTATGACTATGTTTTATAGCAGCAGAGTGCTGTGATTTTTATTGCCGAGTAATGTGTTCGTATGTTTGAGCGGCGCATAAGCCTAGGTGCATAGGCGATAAAATCGAAATGTGTGGGCAAAGTCGCCCAAGTTGCTGGCACCGCAGGTTGCCATACTGTCTGTGAAAGGCCTAAATGGTGGCACAGCCACTATGTTATTGGTGCTATGCCGGTTTGTCTGCGCGAAAATCCTTAAATTTATGCCTTAAATCCTTTCCCCCTATGCACAGCTACACAACCTCGCCTTATTCATTACAATTCCTTGTGCACTCTGCTTTGTCCCCTTGTTACTCTTAACCAACTTATTTGGATTTTCTCCATTGCGTTGCGCTGTTTGTGTTGCCATTATGCATCACACCTTTGTTTGCTGTAAACAAACTCAATTGAGGCGTTTTTTCTTCAATccactttgttattgttgttgctgttgttgttcgctCTTTGTTCACGATTTGTGTGTTGTGTGTTTGTCTACCTTCACGCCAAGAAGTCAATGACAACTAGCAAGTATCCTGCGGTTTTAATGCTCCTAATACCACATACAAACACTTAGCTGCGCAGTGAAGGCAGCAGCAGAGTAAGATAACAAGAACAACAAGCATGGCAGCACGGTTGAGCTGATTTGCTGAATTtaggcgtgtgtgtgtgtgtatgtgtgtgtccaTGCACTAGATGACATAACTAAAACGGCAATAATAGAAACAGACACAGCCGGGCTGGTGTGGCGCGATGCGTCGTGTTACGAGGGATGAAGCGGCGAATTGAATGGGTGAATTCGTTACGGGGACCGCCCTGATTGTTAGGTGTGATTTTTACAATATCATTAAATGTGAACGCAGCAAATATaggaaaatatttgcatgcggttgtgtgtgtgtgcgtctaaCTGCGTGTTGCCAATAAACAAGTTGTGTCGCAGTGTGCGCTTTCCGAAAGTGGCTGGTGGTTGCCTCATTGTTTCGTTCCTGCGTGGCTGCGGTTGTCACATGCTCTGCCGCTCCGATGACCGGCGAAGCAGCGCAGAGGAGAGTAGCGTTGATTTTTGCTTCCTGCTTAGTGGCAGAAATACCATGCTCCtatttgccacacacacacacaagttgTTGTTTTATTCGTGTAACTGGTTTATTCGTTGCGTGTGTggtcagcaaaaaaaaatagttccatTTTATGACACACAACTATTTGTGCATAAAAATCGCACGACCGACCCCCTAGCGTCGTTTGCTGTCTTCGGAAAATCAAAATGCGAaatgcacaaataaaactaaaccaaaagcaaaagcaaaaagcgaGCAAAGTgaaaatgtaaaagaaaataatgcgTCTGCCAatgtctttgttgttgttgacaatTGCAACGCCCTACGCATGCCACAGTCCGGCTAAGAGGATACTGGCCAATTATTGTTGGCAAGATTGATTGTTTGAGACATGTAGGAGCCAACACCTCGTCTTGTTCCATATTCTGACATTTGTGTGTCACACCAACTGTTAGCACTTATTTTGCAATCTGGGTCAGTCTCCTTTGAACAGAACCCACACACAGTTTCTGGGAAACATTAGTTGCTGGTTTTTGAAACCTTTAATTGTCTTAGTTTTTATTAgcagaaaattgcaaaaaattaggTTTTGTTTCTTAAATTAGCTGGAAACATTTaggaaattgtgaaaaatgtcTAAAACCTGTCTATCAGCATCGGAGGCCAATATTTGTGTCTGAAATTGTGGTGGAAATACCACCGACTCGGAATTATTGAAATGTTGCAAGTTTATTGCAACACATCAATTGCCGTGCTAATTATGAATGATTAATTTATGGTTTTGATTGTTTTTCTACCGTTTCCACAGCTAAATTTGACGCCTACAAATCTAGTCTTAACCTGAACCACGTCTTGCGCATACTTTCTTCCCGCCGCGAAAATGTTTAACAAGAAATATGCTTTTAGCGCACCATTTGCCACACAGCGGTGGGTCCTTTCGGTAACTTTCCCGCCGTTATTATTTGCTAGTGTATTAATTTGAAAGCGAAAAGGATTAAAATGTGTTGCCACATGCAAACCCGTTGCCACGAAACGGTTGGAAcgtattttttattgtgttttttcttgttatccGTTGCCGTTAATCTACTCACATTACAAGgtaatttgttataaaataaagcaaataagcgtagtgaaaatacaaataaatgcagCAAACGAAAGTTTATTTCCTCCCCGAAATTAGGAACCATTTGCTGCACAACAAAAACGTCTAGTGGAGTGTTTATTGCCACAAACGCAACATGACGCTGCTGAGCAGCGAGCAGACTGAATAGTCGCCTGTTTTCAGCTTTACAGCTGGTGTAAGCGTTGCACGGCGGCCGTTGACGGTGCCCCTGTGTTGCGGCAGCAAACCGCACTAATGCAACATTTGCATGTTTGCTCAAAATACATGCAACAACCGATCGCCAGTGTAcaatttgtaaatacatacatatgtacgtatcttTGTATTATACAGCAATACAATATGTAAATGGCTTGGACTATGAACATGTCTCTATGACTGCAAGAGAAGCCAACCACGACACTTAACCACCAGCTATGTTTCACTGTAGCTGCCACCAACAGTATACTAGTTTATGTTTTcgtaaaataatgtttttcaaaatttctttttcgtGAACATACCTGCCGGTTTTGGTGATAATCATCTCGGTGCCCAGCTCATGAAAGCGATCCCACAACTCCTTTGTCTCCAAATGACACTGCACCGGCTTCAGTTCATCACAGTTGCAGGAGCCAACAATTTTTGGTGTCTTCTGTACAGGTTCGGGGGTCAGGCGCTCCTCCGTGTCGGAGCCGGGCGATTGTGGTGGTGTGGAGCGGCCCTGGCTGCTGGTTGTGCTGCTGTTTAGATGGTTTTGGGACGAGCTGCTGTTATTATGGTTGTggctattgctgttgttattattgttgtggcTACTAGTGTGATGTAGGCGTCGCACCTTCGCCGGTGGTGCCTCTTCCGAGTCGCTGCAATCGACCACATCCACGTCCACCTCATCCTCGACGGAGATGGGACCTACAAATCAGAAGACGGAAACACGAAATGTTATTAAGGCAAAAACAAGTAcaaatatcttaataattataaatttataggtAAACATTAAAAATGGTCGCtgctaatttttttcatttgaaaatgagCATTGAAACAATGACACGAATTGGCACTCGCACACACACCTGAATACGTGTACAAGAGCGACGTTTAGAAAATCAATGCAGCGTTAAGTAATGATTACCCGCTTTTAATTACTTGGTAAATTGACAAGTGTAGCAGCATTTCAAGCCAACTGCACTTGTTGCTgtcatataaatttcaattatttataattgtgcTAAATGCAACGGCaacggcaacagcaacagcaagagcaacaacaacaataaaaacacaataactGCATAGGTGAAATAACATTAATTATAGTAGTAAAACCAGCGTCAACAATAGCTATAaaattactacaacaacaaatattatatgataattattgttttcagtttttttatgttttgttttgtttttgcgtgtTGCACAAATGAATATGTGCGCGAGTTAAACTTTTGCTTAGAAGACTGTGGACAGAGTTTCACCAAGATATTGTGGACGTTGCGtaaatgaataatatttaatgtttttgttattattattaggtGTGAAGTTCATTAGAGCAGAAAAAGTTGAAGACATGAGTTATCTCTGTCCAATAGTACGCAATTCAGCTTTTTCTTTAGAAACACAAGCGGTTTTAATAGTTTACACATATCTAATATATGAAAaagcgtgttgttgttgtggaggTACAAATGCTGCGATGTATTTTTAGCATTTGAATAGGACTTTAacatggaatttaaattttaatcaatCTTGCTATCATCcggtttataatttatttatgtttttattaaaattaaattgctttcataacaaataattttttttttacaaattacacTTTGCAtcgaagtaaataaataaatatttaacaaaagttttataattataacatattttaatttaaaaaattttgtttttctaaattttaattttaagtactGTTTTGAAAATCAGCTAATTAAATTATGGGTTTTTATAGGCATATTTTAGCAATTTAAATAAcgctcatattttttttattattattcagtTCTTGTGCTGCTTCAAATCATTTGATATCTGAGCTAGCCGATGCCGTGCTTGGCGCCCCAATCGAGCTATAATTAGCAGACTAGTTATTAGATTCAGaatgtacaaataaaaatatgaaacagttgttattattatcagaaaatttaagtataagaaaaaatttatacaaattccCAATATAATcatttactataaaaaatataaccttatttgattgcaatttgaatttttgcatATCCAAAACCATCTACTTATTTGCACGCTTCAGTTAAAGTCACATTCctctttgtgtttttttatataagcaaACTTGATTATCTGCATGCGAGTAGCAGCTCATCGTTCAGCTTTCTTATTGCTTAccgcatttttaaatttattgtcaaTATGATTTTAGCTTTTAATCAAAAGGTGTTAAAATGCTAAATGAGCTTGGGAGATGCAATTAGCCAAATCCGTTTGTGAGCAATtcgaataaattataatattattaattattgagCTAATCAGCCGCTTAATATGTGTATAACTTGAACCACATGAACAGTatgcatattttatacaaaataaacaaatatataaacaaaacaatgcCGATACCGGCAGCTGCGACTCAAGAGTTCAGCGCTTCCAAGCATATGCCACAAATTAACACCAACATTAGCGCTAGACagaatatattcatatttttgtaaataaattatatgcacacatacaaaagcACAATCATACGCTGATAGTAAACTTgatgaaattaaatgtatttgctGAGGTCATTAGCATAATTATGGACTTTTGTC from Bactrocera oleae isolate idBacOlea1 chromosome 3, idBacOlea1, whole genome shotgun sequence includes the following:
- the mid gene encoding T-box protein H15, with translation MLVGSHPYLCNGVLPPTVPNAAAAAAAAAAAAVAVANSNANSPNQTQTTAGSKNAAGSATDFSIAAIMAREDASSRESSVRSASPISVEDEVDVDVVDCSDSEEAPPAKVRRLHHTSSHNNNNNSNSHNHNNSSSSQNHLNSSTTSSQGRSTPPQSPGSDTEERLTPEPVQKTPKIVGSCNCDELKPVQCHLETKELWDRFHELGTEMIITKTGRRMFPTVRVSFSGPLRQIQPADRYAVLLDIIPMDSKRYRYAYHRSAWLVAGKADPAPPARLYAHPDSPFSCEALRKQVISFEKVKLTNNEMDKNGQIVLNSMHRYQPRIHLVRLSHGQSIPTNPKELQELDHKTYVFPETVFTAVTAYQNQLITKLKIDSNPFAKGFRDSSRLTDFDRDPMEALLLEQQLRSPLRLFPDPLMQQFAAQQGVDPTSMAIFEKARQHLQMFGGNSPYAQLMMPQMYAQQAPPPPGLGAFHMFQQQWPQLTAGFLASANQQAAAAQAVAVQAQAQAQAQAQAQAAAAAVAANRTPPPPPTATTPSSTSSGGSPSPDMRPRQFQRFSPYQVPQQQQQQQAMSMPPQTRSPHN